The nucleotide sequence TAAAGTATGCAGCAATAAATATAAGCAAGAATATCAAGGTCGCTGCTATTGATAATAAGTTTTCATTTTTTTCAAAATACCTGTCTTTGTTAATCATTCTGAGACAATGCTGTTTTACAGCCGTTTCATTCTGTGCGCATTCTCTGCAGCCTATACAGTTTACGGCAAAGATATTTTCTTTATTATATACCTTTATATCAGAAGGGCAGGCTTCCCGGCATTTTTGGCAATCGATACAGTTGGCTTTTTCCCTTTTTATTTTAAAAGGTGACAGCCAGGATAAAATACCCAGCAGAGCACCGTAAGGGCAGAGAAACCTGCACCAAAAATTTTTAAAAAGATAAGTCAGTAAAATCAAACTTATAATAACTATAAATCCCGTTGTTGAGATGTCCAGGAAAAAATAAAGCATTTTTGCATCAGCTATTTTATTGTAAGGACTGTTTTGAAAAAAGATTATCTGCTGCAGGCTCATCTGATAAAAAATGACATACAGAAAAAACAGGAGCAGTATATATTTCACGCTTCCAAGAAAACCTGATATCCACCTGTTAATTGTGAATCTGAAACCGGCATTTGAAATAAGTTCCGAAAGAAAACCCACAGGACATATATGGCTGCAGAAACTTTTTTTAACAAATATGCTCATTACAATTGCAGCAATCAGGATGGTTAGGCCTGCCGGATGAACAGGGTCGTATGTACCGGTAAGCAGGAACCTTTTTAAACCTAAAAGGGCGCTGATTGGCAGAAAACCTTCAACTGAGGAGGGTTTTAAAATACTATAATTTTCGTTTTTAAGCTCATTGATATAGACATAGAACCATATGCCTGCAAAGATGGTGTAGATAAAAAATATTGTCTGAATAATTTTTCTTATGCTCACCATTAACTCCTTGTTGAATAAATCCAAAGTGGTTATAATGATAAGAGAATCAAAAAAAATTGACATTTATCAATTTTATGGAGTTTTTATGAAAAAAGCAGTAGTTTTAATGAGCGGGGGTTTGGACAGCTGTGTGACAGCGGGAATAGCTTCCCTGGATTATGAATTATATTTTTTGCATGTTAATTATGGCCAAAAAACGGAAAAGAGAGAGCTTAAGTCTTTCAATGACCTTTACAAACACTTCAACGGCAGGGATAAACTTATCGTGGATATAGGTTATTTAAAAAAGATCGGAGGCTCTTCTCTTGTAGATGATAAAGAAAATATTGAAGCAGGTAATGTCGAAAGGAAAGACATCCCGCGAACATATGTGCCTTTCAGAAACGGGAACATATTATCCATTGGTGTCAGCTGGGCTGAAGTTATCGGCGCACAGAAAATATTTATCGGGGCAGTTGCTGAGGACAGCAGCGGCTATCCGGACTGCAGGAAAGAGTTTTACGATGCTTTTAATGAAGTGTTAAAAGTGGGATTGAAGCCTGAGACTGAACTATCAATAGAGACACCTATAATTGATATGACTAAAAGTGAAATAGTCAAAATCGGCAGCGAGCTGAATGTCCCTTTTCATCTTACTTGGTCGTGTTATAAAAACGAAACCAAAGCATGTGGAGTATGTGACAGCTGTCTTTTGCGTCTAAGAGGTTTTGAGAAAGCCGGAATAAAAGATCCAATTCCTTATGATAAAGTTAATTCTTCCGTGGAGGATTAAAGTGAAAAGAATTGCAGTGATGACAAGTGGTGGTGATTGCCCAGGAATGAATGCCGCTATTAGAAGTGTGGTAAGAACTGCTTTGAACTATGAGATGGAAGTATACGGTATAGAGCAAGGTTACAGTGGACTGATGGAAGATCAGTTTATTAAACTCGAAAGCAGAAGTGTAGCCAATATGATACAGAGAGGGGGAACTTTCCTGAGAAGTGCCCGGGCTCCAGAATTCAAAGAAGAAGAAGGACAGCTGAAAGCAATGGAGAATCTTAAAAATCAGGGTATAGAAGGACTTATTGTTATAGGGGGAGATGGTTCTCTGGCTGGTGCCAAGGTCATACATGATAAATATCATTTTCCGGTAATAGGTATTCCCGGGTCAATAGATAACGACATATACGGAACAGATATGTCTATCGGAGTGGATACTGCTTTAAACACCATTTTGTGGTGTATAGATACTATTAACGATACGGCAAGTTCACATGACAGAACATTTATAATAGAAGTTATGGGGCGAAACTGCGGCTATCTAGCCCTTATGTCTGCAATAAGCGGAGGTGCGGAAGCAGCTCTTATCCCGGAAGTCCCTTTTAAAATTGAAAATATCATCAAGAAAATAAAAGAGAGATACGAAGAGGGAAAAACCCGAAGTGTTATAATTTTGGCAGAAGGAGTGGGTTCTGCCGGCGATTTCGGAAAAACTTTCGATATGATAGGCGGTTTTGAAACGAGAATTACCGTTTTGGGTCATATCCAAAGGGGGGGCAGCCCCACACATTTTGACAGGATTCTTGCGACCAGAATGGGGGCTTCTGCAGTGGATTCACTGCTTAACGGCGAAAGTGGGGTGATGACCGCTTTGCAGGAGAGAAAAATAGAACTTGTTCCTCTGGGAGAGGTTCTTAACAACAAACGTAAAATGGATAAAAAACTTTTGGAAATTGCAGAGGTGCTGAGCAAATAAAGCATGTAGATTTGGTGTTAAGCAGAAACGCAGAAATTATTAGCATATAGACTGAGACCTCTCGGGTAACTCGAGGTGACAACTACCAAATGTGTCTAGCATCTGCCTTGGGCGGATATATGTGCCCTTTGCCCGTCATTGGGCGAACAAAGACGTGTAAAAAGTGCAAGTGCGAAACTTAAATTATATTATAATAAGGAGTGAAAATGAGCATAGCTACAGGAAAAGGTGATTTCGGAAACACAAGCCTGTTCACTGGGGAAAAAATTTCCAAAGCTGATCTCAAGGTTGAAACATACGGCACAGGTGATGAGTTGATATCATTTTTGGGATGGCTGAAACATGATGCAAAATATTTTGCTGATTTTATAGAGTGGGTTCAGATTAAACTATACAAAATGAATGCTGTTTTGGCTTCTTCTGTTGAAACAAAAAAGAATGAATGTGTTGACAATTTCAAAGAGGACAAACAGTATTCACTTGATTTTTTTCTATCAGAGCTGGAAAAGGAATACGGCAGATTGGATGGTTTTATTATACCCTCGGAAACACTTTCAGCATCAAAGGCGGATATTTGCAGAAGTATCTGCAGGAGATTTGAAAGAAGGGTGATCTCACTATCAGCCCATGAAAAGATTGACAAAGAGATATTAATTTTTATAAATAGATTGTCCGATGTGCTGTTCATGATGGCGCGTGTGATGGCAAAAAGAGAAGGAGGAACAACCTATGGCTTTAAAAGAACAGATACTTGAAGATATGAAACAGTTTATGAGGGATAAAAACCAGGTTGCTCTTGGAGCCGTGAGAATGCTTAGATCTGAAATCAGAAATGCTGAAATAGAAAAAGGCGGCGATCTGAACGATGATGAAATTGTTAAATTGGTTTCAACCGCCGTTAAGAAAAGAAAGGATTCCGCAGGCCAGTACAAAGAGGCGGGCAGGGAGGATTTGGCTTCCAAAGAGCTGGAGGAGATCAAAGTACTTGAAAAATATATGCCGGAGCAGCTTTCAGAAGATGAAATTCGCAGCCTTGTTAAAAATGAAATTTCAAAGCTTGACTCCCCGGATAAAAAATATTTCGGTCAGGTAATGAAAGCGGTTATGGCAGAAGTGGGAAACAAGGCGGATGGAAAGGTGGTTAACAGAATAGTGAAAGAGGCTTTTGATGCCAATAACTGATATAGTAATACTTATCATTATAGGATTCTTTGCAGTGAAAGGATTGTTTAAAGGCTTGATCAATGAAGTTTTCGGACTGCTTGGACTTATTCTCGGTTATATACTCTCTTTCCAATTTTATATCCCGTTATCCAAAATTTATATCTATCTGGGGATATCTGAAGAAGTATCAATGGGGCTGGGTTTTGTAACGGCTTTTCTATTGATCTACATTGTTATTTTTCTTTCAGGTAAACTGCTTGCACGATTTTTTAAAGCCATACAGCTTGGATGGGCTGACAAAAGCGGCGGTTTTGCTTTTGGAGCGTTTAAATCGGCTGTAATTACAGGGCTCGCTCTCTCATTTTTATTGACATTAACTCCGGATAATTCGGCTTTCAGCAAGAATATCAGAAATTCAGCAATATCAAAAAGACTTATAAAAATTACACCCTATGTCTTCGATATGCTTAATAAATTACCTGAAGTCCGCAAAGAAAACCCTTTCAGCAGAGAATAACTAAAGATTTATGAAATATTCCGATAGCCTTGAGTTTGAAAAGTTTAAAGAGATAGCGGATAGCGAATTTACCTCTTTATTTGCCAAAGAGAAACTTTCCTCTTTACACCCTGTAAATAATCTAAGAAAAATCGATGAAAAGCAGAAACTGCTTGGAGAAACATTAACCATTCGTGAGATTTTAAAAATAGCCCTCCCTGATGATTCGGGATATCATGAATTTTACTATAGGCTGAAAGACCCTTATGCATCGTTTATGGTGGAGGATATAGGAAAATTCCGGGATTTTCATAAGGATGTTTCCGAGCTTAAAAAAACTCTTATTGAAAGTGATAATGTTGTTAGCCTGAGAGATATCTTAAAAAACATGTTTTCCCTTTCAGGGCTGATTGAGACAATCGACAAAAAAGTAACGTATGACTGCAAGGTTAAAGACAGTGCCACTCCAGAGCTCAAGAAGATAAGGTCATCCCTGAAAACTACAAGACAGCGTCTGATAGACAGCCTGAATAAATTAATGTTTGGCAGAAATTCCGATAAATTTGTACAGGAACAGGTGATTAAGGAAATAAAAGGCAGATTTGTGATTCCAGTCAAATCAAATTTCAGGCAATATTTTTCCGGGGTGGTTTATTCATCCTCCAATACCGGTCAAACCCTTTATGTTGAGCCAACTGCTGTTATCGATCTTAATAACGATTTCGAGAATCTTAAAAGCAGGGAAAGTGATGAGGTTTATAAAATACTCAGGATGCTGCTTGATGCCATTAAGTCCCACATATATGAAGTCACGACGACTGTAAATGCCTACACCGATTTTGCATATTATTTTGAAATGGCAAAATTTTACAAAAACAAAATGTATACATTCCCTGAATTTGGTGAGGATGTTATTTTTGATAGTGTGCATCACCCCCTTATTTATCTGTTAAAAGGAGCTGAGTCTGTACCTATAGACTTTGTGTTGAGAAGGGATAATGATCTGGCCGTTATAACCGGACCTAACACAGGCGGTAAAACCGCTGCACTGAAATCAGCCGGTTTAAACTGTATTATTGCCAAATGCGGGCTGCCTGTTTTTGGCAATACTCTCAAAATGGCCGACTTTCACTCTGTGTTTGCAGATATAGGTGATAAACAGTCACTTATTCTGGACTTGAGTACGTTTTCTTCCCACATGCTGAATATAAAGAATATTCTGGAGGAAGCAGATAAAAACAGCCTGGTTCTTTTGGATGAACTGGGTACAGGCACCGAACCCAAAGAAGGTGCTGCTCTTGCGGTATCGATAATAGAATACCTGCTTGAAAAAGATGCAAAAGTTGTGGTTACAACCCATTTTTCAGAAGTTAAAAATTATGCATTGAAATATAAAGAAGCAATTATCTATTCGGTGGATTTCGATTATGAAAATTTTCTGCCGAAATACCGGCTGCTTTCAGGGGTGGTAGGAAAATCAAATCCTCTTGTTATTGCCGGAAAGCTTGGTTTTAATGAAACTGTTATAAAAAATGCTGAAAATATTATTGCCAGAAATTCCAGTCAGGCTGAATTTAAACTGGATGAGTTGAATGAACAAAAAGCTGCACTTGAGCGCCGGCTTTTTGAGCTGAGACAACATGAACAAAATGTTCTTGAACAAAAAGAAGACGTTGAAAGAAGGGAAAAAGAGATAAACAGAAAACTTAGAATGAAGGAATCGGAAATTCTTGAAGAATCCTATTCGCTGCTTCAAAAATTAAAAAGAAAAGTGAAAAGCAAAAAGCCGGTTTACCCGGAAAAGCAGCTGGATGAAGATATAAATGCTACAGAGGAAAAGTTAAATAATGTAAAAAAACACGATAAGCCTGTTGAAAATATCAGTAAAGGCGATACCGTCTTTTTGGAAAAGTACAATAAAGAAGCAGAGATACTCGATGTTGACAAAGACAGAGTTTATGTTGATATGGGCGGGATTAAAGTAAAAATGAGTAAAAATGACATTATTGGCAGGAAGATAAATAAAAACGCTAAAGAAAGCGTAAAAAGCGCAAAAAAGGTGAAGGTAAGTACTCCGCCAAATACAGCGGTTAAAAGGGAAATAGTAGTAGTGGGAAAAACGGTGGATGAAGCATGGGACAGGGTTGATAAATTCATAGATGAAGCTATTCTTGCAAATATTTCAGAGATTTTTATAATACATGGCAGGGGCTCGGGAGCTCTAAAGAGGGGGATTCGTGACTTTTTAAAAGATGATGTCCGCGTTAACTCTTATAAGGAAGCCTCCCCTAAAGAAGGTGGTTCAGCGGTTACTGTTGTGAATCTGTAAAGAGGTAAAGACTAAGAGACCAGTTTACAGGGCTGGGGAACAAGGTTCAGGGGGCAAGTCAATTGAATGGGATTGAAACAGTTGATAAAATTGAGGTGGAGAGGTAGTGAAGTAGAGAGATAGTGAGGCAGGGAGGGAATTCAACATTGAATGTTGAACATTGAACTTTGAACTTGTCTCACACGCATCACGCATTACGGTTTTTAAGTGAAATTTTATTGTTTTTGAAGTTAAAATGAGTTAGAATATGCTAACAATATTTCAGGAGATATTATGCAAAACAGAAAACTCTCAACAAGCATGGAAGATTATCTGGAGACTATTTTCATTTTGCAAAATGAAGGAAAATCTGCCAGGTCTAAAGATATTTCCGAAAAACTTAGTGTGAAAAAATCCTCTGTTACCAATGCATTGCAGCTGCTTTCCGAAGGAGGGTATATAAATTATAACAAATACAGTGAGGTAACGCTGACGGATAAGGGGATGAAATATGCCCGTGAAGTATACAAAAGGCATGAAACCATAAAAGAATTTTTTGAGCATGTACTGCAGGTGGATTCAGAGCTGGCCGAAGAAAATGCCTGTAAAATTGAGCATGTTATAGACAAAAAAGTTTTTGATAAATTATCCTGTTTCCTTGAGTTTATAATGCAAAGTGATATTACTTGTGTGAATATTGAAAAATTCAGGCAGGTATGTGAAGAAAATTGAATATTTATACGAACAAAAAAAAGACGATTTTCAGGTGGTTTATACTCCCCTGGATTATCGGACTGATTTTAATATTTCTGGCTGTTGGTTTGGTTACTGATATGGATAAAAACCTAAAACCTATTGTTGCTTTGGATAACGTGAGTTCCGAGGAATTGTACCAGCTTGATCTTAAAAGAAGCTACGCTGAAGGGGTAAAGTTGGATGAGAATCTTCCTCTTTATACTGAAGGAACCGATAATTCTGTCGGAATCCTTTTGATACACGGTTTTACAGGCTCCCCTTATGAAATGCACGAACTTTCAGCATATCTTAACAGTTTCGGATACAGTACTTATTCAGTAAGGCTGCCCGGAAGCGGTACAACTCCTGAAAACCTTAATGAGTTTACTTATAAAGATTGGTATGAATCTCTGAAATTCGGTTATTTCGCATTGAAAAACAGTTGCAATCAGGTTTATGTGGCGGGACAGTCCCTTGGTGGTCTTCTGGCTTCTGCTGTGGGTTATTATAACGAAGTTTCGGGGATAATAATGTTGAATCCTGCTTTTAAAATCAAGGACTGGAGGTTTCAGTTTATCCCTTTAATGCAATTATTTAATAGTATTTCCAAAAAATCTGATTTTGATGCAAATTACGCAGGTTATTTTTACGATGTCTGGCCGTTAAAAGGCATGTATCAGCTTTATTTGACACAGAAATATGTGAAAAAGAAATTGCACGACTATGACTCGCCCGTTCTCCTGGTGCAGGCTATAGAAGATGAAGTTGTTGACTACAAAGGCGTTTTAAGATATTTTGAAAATATCAAGGCAAAAGATAAGAAAAAAGTTCTGGTTGAGGGCAAAGAAGATATGCATGTACTCACCCTCAGTAAAAACTCAAAGCAGCAATTTGTCTTTGAAGCTATCAGTAATTGGATAAAGGAGAAGTCAAATGTTCAGCGGTAAAAAAATAGGTTTCATAGGTTCCGGGAATATGGCTTCGGTTTTAATCAAAGGTATATTAAAAGCCGGTCTTGTGGAGGAAAAGTCCGTTTTTGCAAGTGATATCGATCCAGAGAAGCTTGAAAGTCTAAAATCTGAATACGGTATTAATACGGTATTTAAAGATAACAAAAAAGTTGTAGAAGATAGCGATATAATTGTGCTGGCTGTAAAGCCGCAGATAATGAGCAGAATATTATCTGAAATTGATGAGAAGCTTGACTCAAGTAAGCTGGTAATCTCAATAGCTGCTGGTATTTCAACGGAGTACATTGACAGTCTTACCAGCAATGATCTGAAAATAATCAGAGCAATGCCGAACACACCGGCTTTAATTATGGAAGGTGCCACTGCAATATGCCCCGGTGAGAATGTTTCAGAAGATGATTTGAAGCTTGCACGGGAAATATTTAGCGCAGTTGGCGTAGTGGTGGTTGTTGATGAAACTCAGATGGATGCTGTTACAGGTTTGTCCGGAAGCGGCCCTGCTTATATCTTTATGATGATAGAGGCGCTTAGTGATGCCGGTGTTAAAATGGGGCTTTCAAGAAATGTATCAATGAAGCTGGCAGCCCAGACTGTAATGGGTGCCGCAAAACTTCAGATAGAGACGGGAATGCACCCCGGAAGACTAAAGGATATGGTTACATCTCCAGGCGGAACTGCAATAGCGGGCATACATACCCTTGAGCAGGGTGCATTAAGAACAACACTGATCAATGCTGTGGAAAATGCCACCCTTAGGTCAAAAGAACTGGGAAAGAAAAATGGAAGATAAAATACCTAAATTTGATGTCATTTTGAAGGCTGCCATAAAAGTCATAGGTCAAAAAGGATATCATAACGCCAAAATTAAGGATATTTCCAACGAAGCTGATGTTGCAGACGGGACTATTTATAACTATTTCAGTAACAAGGAAGGCATTTTAGTTACAATTTTCAGGATAAAACTGGAAGATTATGTCAATAAAGCACAACAGGAAATTGAGGGCATTGACGATACCGTTGAAAAGCTCCGTATACTTATCAGATATCATCTTAAAGTAATGAGTGAAAATCCTGATCTTGCCAATGTTTTACAAATTGAACTGAGACAGCCCAGCAAAGAAATGCGCATGAAGGTCAGAAAACATCTGAAAAATTATTTTAATGTAATTGAAAATGTAATTAACGACGGGATAGAAAAGGGTGTATTCAAAAAAGATTTACACATATATCTTGCCCGGGAGATGTATTTCGGAACATTGGATGAGGTGGTTTCCACATGGGTGTTTTCAGAACAGCATTGGGGGCTGATGGATCATGTTGATGAGCTGACCGGAATGTTTCTTAAAGCTTTTAACTAAACATTTTTATGCATTTAGAGATAATATTTCAACTGTTTTTGATTATTACACTGGGCTACATTGTTGGCAGCATAAAAATCAAAGGTTTTTCTCTTGATATTTCAGCAATACTTATTGTGGCGCTTGTTGCAGGCCATTTCGGAGTTCGCCTTCCGGAAGAATTTAAATATTTTGGCCTTGCTATTTTTATTTACTCCGTAGGTCTACAGTCCGGCCCCGGCTTTTTCGAAACTATCAGAAACAAGGGATTAAAACTTAACATTATAGCTGCATGTCTTGTCGGAACAATTTTCCTGGAAATTATGGTTGTTTCCAAAATGCTGGGGTTTACAAAGGATGTTCAGGCCGGCCTTTTTACCGGCGTTATGACAAATGCTCCGGCACTTGCTGCCAGTCTGGAGGCAAGCAGCTCTCCTTCAATATCTGTTGTTTTCGGTCTTGTGTATCCTTTTTGTATCGTACTGACAATACTTTATCCTAAAATTATTCCCGGTCTTCTGAAGGTGGACTTGAGCGAGGAAAAAAGGAGATATGAAGAAAGTGTCAGGCAGCGTTATCCGTCTATTGCGACAAAAAACTTCAGAATAACCAATGAGAATTTCAAAAACCAGCATATAACAAAATCCGAAGTTCAGGAGATGACCAACACAATTATCGAAAGAATCGAATCAGAATATCCGATTGAAGATACGGAAATGGATCACACAATGCATTTCGGAGATATTGTGAGAGTTACCGGTACAAAAGACCAAATGGACAAGGTTAAAGTAATTCTCGGGGAAGAAGTGAGTGACAGAGTCACTTTTCATGACAACCTTAAGGTTCTTAGACTGCTTGTTACAACAAAAAAAGTAGTCGGCAAAAAAATATCTGAACTTAAAGAGCTTACAGCTGTAGGAGCAAGCATTTCAAGGGTAAGGAGAGCCGGTATTGACATTAACCCGACACCGAATCTCACACTTATGTTGGGAGATAAGTTGTACATTACTGTTCCTGAAAAGTTTGAGAAGAGGGTAACAAATTTTATCGGCAACAACCTTCTTAATTTTCCGGCGGGTGATTTTCTGCCTATTTCCATGGGGATTTTAATTGGTATGAGTATCGGTTTTATTCCGTTGAATATTCCGGGATTCGGATATTTTAAGTTAAGTTTTGTCGGAGGTATTTTGCTTACGGCTTTGGTTCTGGGTAGAGTAGGGCGTACAGGAAAACTTGTCTGGCAGCTTTCACCTCATTCTACAAGTCTGATGAAAACATTGGGACAGCTGATTTTTATGGCCACTATAGGTACAAATGCCGGTGCTTATCTTCTGCAATCGATTAATACGCTGGGTTTTACATCAATTTATGTTGCATTGGGAATATTATTGATTACGTATAGTGCTTTTACTTTTGTCATGTTTAAAATGTTAAAATACAATGTACTGGATATCCTTGGCGTCTTTTCCGGCAGTATGACTTCAACGCCGGCACTTTCCATGGCAACAGAAGTATGTGATTCGGGCAGACCTTCCGTTGCTTATGCTGCAGTTTATCCTTTTGCTCTCATAATTACAATTTTTCTTGCACAGGCGATACTGTGAGAAAGCCTGTATTAAAACCCTTCAGCAAAGTTTTTCTTGCTCTGATAATTTCGTTTATGCTTCTTTTAACAGTTTTCGTATTTCTTAATTACTACAAAATTGAGCATGAACTCCTTGATTTTGTAAAAGATTACGGTCAGTTGGCCATATTCTTAATAAGTTTTTTTACTGATATCCTTTTTCAACCTATTGGACCTGATGTTGCAGTGATTGGCGGTGTCCTGATTTACAAGGAATTTCTTTATTCCGTATTTTTTGCCTCACTGGGAAGTGTTTGTGCCAGTTTTTTAAGTTATTTCTTTGGAAGAATGTTCAGATCATACGGAATGCAGAAGCTGAATTCTTCTGCAAAATATCTAAATGGAGGAGGATTTATGCCAGATATGGGCTTATAAGTCTGAGTATAGGAGCGCTTACCCCGGTACCATATGTGCCTATGTGCTGGATTGCCGGTTTGTTTAATGTGAAAATATATAAATTTATCCTGTTTGGTATTGTTCCAAGAGTTATAAGGTTTACAACATTGGGAATGATTGCCCACTATGTTAATATGTCGATTTCATAAAATGTGATTAGTTTAGATGTGTTACACAATTGAATGTTTAACTTTAAGATTGCATTAGGAGTTGCAAGCCACCTTTAAGATGTTGTAGATTAAGGTTTTAAGAAAACAAAAACCACAACCAAAAAGGTGACTTACAATGAGCAAACTAAACTACAAATTAGAAAGAAGCAATGATAAAATTACCCCATTTGGTGGAATATCTTTGTTAATCCCACTGTTAGATAAGATGGGCATCCGAGATTTCCTTGATAAAGAACTTGATCATCCAGGCTCTAACAGAGGCAAACCGCCATCTTCTAAAATAATTCCTGTTATTCTATCGATGATATGCGGTGGCAGGAGTTTCAG is from Flexistipes sinusarabici DSM 4947 and encodes:
- the proC gene encoding pyrroline-5-carboxylate reductase codes for the protein MFSGKKIGFIGSGNMASVLIKGILKAGLVEEKSVFASDIDPEKLESLKSEYGINTVFKDNKKVVEDSDIIVLAVKPQIMSRILSEIDEKLDSSKLVISIAAGISTEYIDSLTSNDLKIIRAMPNTPALIMEGATAICPGENVSEDDLKLAREIFSAVGVVVVVDETQMDAVTGLSGSGPAYIFMMIEALSDAGVKMGLSRNVSMKLAAQTVMGAAKLQIETGMHPGRLKDMVTSPGGTAIAGIHTLEQGALRTTLINAVENATLRSKELGKKNGR
- a CDS encoding TetR/AcrR family transcriptional regulator; this translates as MEDKIPKFDVILKAAIKVIGQKGYHNAKIKDISNEADVADGTIYNYFSNKEGILVTIFRIKLEDYVNKAQQEIEGIDDTVEKLRILIRYHLKVMSENPDLANVLQIELRQPSKEMRMKVRKHLKNYFNVIENVINDGIEKGVFKKDLHIYLAREMYFGTLDEVVSTWVFSEQHWGLMDHVDELTGMFLKAFN
- a CDS encoding 4Fe-4S binding protein, coding for MSIFFDSLIIITTLDLFNKELMVSIRKIIQTIFFIYTIFAGIWFYVYINELKNENYSILKPSSVEGFLPISALLGLKRFLLTGTYDPVHPAGLTILIAAIVMSIFVKKSFCSHICPVGFLSELISNAGFRFTINRWISGFLGSVKYILLLFFLYVIFYQMSLQQIIFFQNSPYNKIADAKMLYFFLDISTTGFIVIISLILLTYLFKNFWCRFLCPYGALLGILSWLSPFKIKREKANCIDCQKCREACPSDIKVYNKENIFAVNCIGCRECAQNETAVKQHCLRMINKDRYFEKNENLLSIAATLIFLLIFIAAYFTGHWNSPVSNEEYARFLDSIRSLSHP
- the queC gene encoding 7-cyano-7-deazaguanine synthase QueC, whose protein sequence is MKKAVVLMSGGLDSCVTAGIASLDYELYFLHVNYGQKTEKRELKSFNDLYKHFNGRDKLIVDIGYLKKIGGSSLVDDKENIEAGNVERKDIPRTYVPFRNGNILSIGVSWAEVIGAQKIFIGAVAEDSSGYPDCRKEFYDAFNEVLKVGLKPETELSIETPIIDMTKSEIVKIGSELNVPFHLTWSCYKNETKACGVCDSCLLRLRGFEKAGIKDPIPYDKVNSSVED
- a CDS encoding endonuclease MutS2 produces the protein MKYSDSLEFEKFKEIADSEFTSLFAKEKLSSLHPVNNLRKIDEKQKLLGETLTIREILKIALPDDSGYHEFYYRLKDPYASFMVEDIGKFRDFHKDVSELKKTLIESDNVVSLRDILKNMFSLSGLIETIDKKVTYDCKVKDSATPELKKIRSSLKTTRQRLIDSLNKLMFGRNSDKFVQEQVIKEIKGRFVIPVKSNFRQYFSGVVYSSSNTGQTLYVEPTAVIDLNNDFENLKSRESDEVYKILRMLLDAIKSHIYEVTTTVNAYTDFAYYFEMAKFYKNKMYTFPEFGEDVIFDSVHHPLIYLLKGAESVPIDFVLRRDNDLAVITGPNTGGKTAALKSAGLNCIIAKCGLPVFGNTLKMADFHSVFADIGDKQSLILDLSTFSSHMLNIKNILEEADKNSLVLLDELGTGTEPKEGAALAVSIIEYLLEKDAKVVVTTHFSEVKNYALKYKEAIIYSVDFDYENFLPKYRLLSGVVGKSNPLVIAGKLGFNETVIKNAENIIARNSSQAEFKLDELNEQKAALERRLFELRQHEQNVLEQKEDVERREKEINRKLRMKESEILEESYSLLQKLKRKVKSKKPVYPEKQLDEDINATEEKLNNVKKHDKPVENISKGDTVFLEKYNKEAEILDVDKDRVYVDMGGIKVKMSKNDIIGRKINKNAKESVKSAKKVKVSTPPNTAVKREIVVVGKTVDEAWDRVDKFIDEAILANISEIFIIHGRGSGALKRGIRDFLKDDVRVNSYKEASPKEGGSAVTVVNL
- a CDS encoding alpha/beta hydrolase; translation: MNIYTNKKKTIFRWFILPWIIGLILIFLAVGLVTDMDKNLKPIVALDNVSSEELYQLDLKRSYAEGVKLDENLPLYTEGTDNSVGILLIHGFTGSPYEMHELSAYLNSFGYSTYSVRLPGSGTTPENLNEFTYKDWYESLKFGYFALKNSCNQVYVAGQSLGGLLASAVGYYNEVSGIIMLNPAFKIKDWRFQFIPLMQLFNSISKKSDFDANYAGYFYDVWPLKGMYQLYLTQKYVKKKLHDYDSPVLLVQAIEDEVVDYKGVLRYFENIKAKDKKKVLVEGKEDMHVLTLSKNSKQQFVFEAISNWIKEKSNVQR
- a CDS encoding cob(I)yrinic acid a,c-diamide adenosyltransferase, whose translation is MSIATGKGDFGNTSLFTGEKISKADLKVETYGTGDELISFLGWLKHDAKYFADFIEWVQIKLYKMNAVLASSVETKKNECVDNFKEDKQYSLDFFLSELEKEYGRLDGFIIPSETLSASKADICRSICRRFERRVISLSAHEKIDKEILIFINRLSDVLFMMARVMAKREGGTTYGFKRTDT
- a CDS encoding metal-dependent transcriptional regulator; translated protein: MQNRKLSTSMEDYLETIFILQNEGKSARSKDISEKLSVKKSSVTNALQLLSEGGYINYNKYSEVTLTDKGMKYAREVYKRHETIKEFFEHVLQVDSELAEENACKIEHVIDKKVFDKLSCFLEFIMQSDITCVNIEKFRQVCEEN
- a CDS encoding GatB/YqeY domain-containing protein, with the translated sequence MALKEQILEDMKQFMRDKNQVALGAVRMLRSEIRNAEIEKGGDLNDDEIVKLVSTAVKKRKDSAGQYKEAGREDLASKELEEIKVLEKYMPEQLSEDEIRSLVKNEISKLDSPDKKYFGQVMKAVMAEVGNKADGKVVNRIVKEAFDANN
- a CDS encoding CvpA family protein, translating into MPITDIVILIIIGFFAVKGLFKGLINEVFGLLGLILGYILSFQFYIPLSKIYIYLGISEEVSMGLGFVTAFLLIYIVIFLSGKLLARFFKAIQLGWADKSGGFAFGAFKSAVITGLALSFLLTLTPDNSAFSKNIRNSAISKRLIKITPYVFDMLNKLPEVRKENPFSRE
- the pfkA gene encoding 6-phosphofructokinase, whose translation is MKRIAVMTSGGDCPGMNAAIRSVVRTALNYEMEVYGIEQGYSGLMEDQFIKLESRSVANMIQRGGTFLRSARAPEFKEEEGQLKAMENLKNQGIEGLIVIGGDGSLAGAKVIHDKYHFPVIGIPGSIDNDIYGTDMSIGVDTALNTILWCIDTINDTASSHDRTFIIEVMGRNCGYLALMSAISGGAEAALIPEVPFKIENIIKKIKERYEEGKTRSVIILAEGVGSAGDFGKTFDMIGGFETRITVLGHIQRGGSPTHFDRILATRMGASAVDSLLNGESGVMTALQERKIELVPLGEVLNNKRKMDKKLLEIAEVLSK